A single window of Liolophura sinensis isolate JHLJ2023 chromosome 6, CUHK_Ljap_v2, whole genome shotgun sequence DNA harbors:
- the LOC135467441 gene encoding LOW QUALITY PROTEIN: arpin-like (The sequence of the model RefSeq protein was modified relative to this genomic sequence to represent the inferred CDS: inserted 1 base in 1 codon): MSRIYDNKPLRSVPVNNVNWPSVWNVASFRKGNGLLLEAVIRQRSRFCLTDSAKNKFRYFVFHVEISKAHRRQFDSSGKEIEPNFSQTQKISTGYLPSSYKVESKGETDKVSNKEAEKLLTSGDLTFVTTSYCPSNCVSLWIEESALQNIELDVDDEVRVKTDGNSPFIYNIAKVDTQSVTVSNYAGGEXCGGSWTDKIMSMKGGAGGDNPSSQADNEGADEDEWGD; this comes from the exons ATGAGTCGGATTTATGATAACAAACCTCTACGGAGTGTACCCGTCAATAATGTCAACTGGCCGTCTGTGTGGAACGTGGCCTCGTTTAGAAA AGGAAATGGCCTACTTCTTGAAGCCGTTATCAGACAGAGATCTCGTTTTTGTTTAACAGACTCGGCTAAAAATAAG TTCAGGTACTTTGTGTTCCATGTGGAAATCAGCAAAGCCCATCGAAGACAGTTTGATTCCTCAGGGAAAGAGATTGAACCAAACTTCAGCCAAACGCAAAAAATATCAACTGGTTACTTACCCTCTTCGTACA AGGTGGAGTCTAAAGGTGAAACAGACAAGGTGTCAAACAAGGAAGCAGAAAAACTGCTGACATCAGGCGACCTGACATTTGTCACAACGTCATACTGTCCATCAAATTGTGTGTCACTGTGGATTGAGGAGTCTGCTCTTCAGAACATTGAACTTGATGTGGATGACGAAGTTAGGGTCAAAACAGATGGAAATTCACCATTTATCT ATAACATAGCAAAGGTAGATACTCAATCTGTGACGGTGTCAAACTATGCTGGAGGTG GCTGTGGGGGTTCGTGGACTGACAAGATCATGTCAATGAAGGGTGGAGCAGGGGGGGATAACCCATCCTCTCAGGCGGACAATGAGGGTGCTGATGAAGATGAATGG GGGGATTAA